In the genome of Pseudomonadota bacterium, the window GATGGCGTCGAGGGCGAGCGAGATGATGCCCTGCTTCTTGAACATCCAGCCGACGCACCCGCTCTCGCCGAGATTGCCGCCGTACTTCGAGAACAGGTGGCGCATGTCGGCCGCGGTGCGATTGCGGTTGTCGGTTGCCGCGTCAACCATGATGGCCACGCCGTGAGGACCGTAGCCCTCGTAGGTGATCTCCTCGAAGTTGGCCCCGTCGCCGCCTCCCGTCGCCTTCTCGATGACGCGCTTGATGTTG includes:
- a CDS encoding YebC/PmpR family DNA-binding transcriptional regulator; this encodes MSGHSKWHNIRVKKSKVDAQKGKMFTKVSKEIFLAARRGGGDPAANFSLKNAILRAREVNMPADNIKRVIEKATGGGDGANFEEITYEGYGPHGVAIMVDAATDNRNRTAADMRHLFSKYGGNLGESGCVGWMFKKQGIISLALDAI